Proteins found in one Channa argus isolate prfri chromosome 7, Channa argus male v1.0, whole genome shotgun sequence genomic segment:
- the myh14 gene encoding myosin-10 isoform X7, with protein sequence MSKPTGGGANDVTRFLSSGTGPGSPTSNSAFSAASQADWAAKRLVWVPSEKHGFESASIREERGDEVEVELTDSQRRLTLSREEVQRMNPPRFSKVEDMADLTCLNEASVLHNLRERYYSGLIYTYSGLFCVVVNPYKNLPIYTESIVEMYRGKKRHEMPPHIYAISEAAYRSMLQDREDQSILCTGESGAGKTENTKKVIQYLAHVASSHKGGTLGRNKEAAQGELERQLLQANPILEAFGNAKTVKNDNSSRFGKFIRINFDVAGYIVGANIETYLLEKSRATRQAKDERTFHIFYQLLCGASKETRSDLLLGTADEYRFLSGGSIPVPGQSDSDNFTQTMDSMGIMGFTPEESVSMLKLISAVLQFGNISFMKEKNHDQASMPDNTAAQKLCHLLGINVLEFTRAILTPRIKVGREYVQKAQTKEQADFAVEALAKATYERLFRWLVHRINRALDRRQRQGASFIGILDIAGFEIFQLNSFEQLCINYTNEKLQQLFNHTMFILEQEEYQREGIEWNFIDFGLDLQPCIDLIERPAQPPGVLALLDEECWFPRATDRSFVEKLSAEQGSHPKFFKSKQPRGEADFSIIHYAGKVDYKADDWLVKNMDPLNDNVASLLHQSSDHFVSELWKEDIQTLPRVYFFDSYTTLQANGSDMDRIIGLDQVSSGENSGPVPFGAAGLKTKKGMFRTVGQLYKESLTKLMATLRNTNPNFLRCIIPNHEKKAGKLSHHLVLDQLRCNGVLEGIRICRQGFPNRIPFQEFRQRYEILTPNAIPRTFMDGKQASELMIRALELDHNLFRVGQSKVFFRAGVLGHLEEERDLKITDTIIRFQSAARGYLARKAFLKKQQQLSALRVMQRNCAAYLKLRNWQWWRLFTKVKPLLQVTRQDEEIQIREAELQKAKDTLTTVEQEYTELDRKHAQLLEEKAVLADQLQAEAELFAEAEEMRARLASRKQELEEVLSELESRLEDEEERGVQLTNEKKRMQQNIMDLEEQLEEEESARQRLLLEKVTLETKVKSLETDLLNAAEQKDRLSKEKKLLEERLSEVTDQLTEEEEKTKSLNKLKNKQEAVIADLEERLKREEQGRLEQEKWKRRMESESVEAQEQLSDLGMLTGELRGSLAQKEKEITILQGRLEEEGARRAEAQRALREAMSQVSELKEEVENERGMRERAEKQRRDLGEELEALRTELEDTLDTTAAQQELRSRREAELGELQRCVEEETRRHEVQLSELRVKHSAALDSLQEQLDNSKRTRQSLEKAKSALEEERQNLISELKSLQASRMESERGRKRADGQLQEVSARLTQADREREEREERIHKLQCEIESLSGHLTSTETKALRLSKEVSSLESQLHDAKELLQDETRQKMALASRVRALEEEKNGLMERLEEEEERAKELSRQIQTHTQQLAELRKQSEEVNTAVEVGEEVRRKLQRELDSAIQRERQKEEEKERVERQRERLREEIEDMTLALQRERQNCTALEKRQKKFDQCLAEEKAVSARLAEERDRAEADSREKETRYLALSRALQDAQDQKEELERVNKQLRMEMEQLVNQQDDVGKNVHELERTRRTLESEAQNLRVQTQELEEELSEAENSRLRLEVTLQALKAQFEREISTNEEKGEEKRRVLSKQLRELEIQLEEERSQRSQAASAKKGLEAELQEAEAQLETANRGKEEAVKQLRRLQGQMKELLRDLDESRLARDEVIAQSKDSEKKIQTLEAEVLQLTEELSVSDRQRRQAQQERDEMADEMVNSSSGKTALLEEKRRLEARVSQLEEEFEEEQTNSELLAERQRKTALQLETLTVQLQGERTLAQKAEAAREQLERHNKELKTRLGEMEGAVRGKHKLSITALEAKIESMEEQLEQERQERAIANKLVRKTEKKLKEVMMQAEDERRHADQYREQLDKSMARLKQLKRQLEEVEEENSRSNALKRKLQRELEELTDNSQTMTREISSLRSQLSIPEWRPDKRVPLPLAMRGRRALVDDLSLENSDSEEPPASPTPSSGLPGTPTPSSEHSLDPPPPYSVNNTE encoded by the exons ATGTCCAAGCCAACGGGGGGCGGTGCCAATGATGTCACCCGCTTCCTCTCATCAGGGACAGGGCCAGGATCTCCCACCTCCAACTCTGCGTTCTCCGCTGCCAGCCAGGCTGACTGGGCAGCCAAGAGGCTGGTGTGGGTGCCGTCGGAGAAACATGGTTTTGAG TCAGCCAGTATTCGGGAGGAGCGTGGCGATGAGGTTGAGGTTGAGCTTACAGACAGCCAGCGGCGGTTGACTCTatccagagaggaggtgcagCGGATGAACCCCCCACGCTTTAGTAAAGTGGAGGACATGGCTGACCTCACCTGCCTCAATGAAGCCTCGGTGCTGCACAACCTGAGAGAGAGATACTACTCTGGCTTGATCTAT ACATATTCAGGGCTCTTCTGCGTGGTGGTGAACCCTTACAAGAACCTTCCCATTTACACAGAGTCCATTGTGGAGATGTATCGGGGCAAAAAGCGCCACGAGATGCCCCCACACATTTATGCCATATCAGAGGCTGCCTATCGCAGCATGCTTCAAG ACAGAGAAGATCAGTCTATCCTCTGCAC AGGCGAGTCTGgagcaggaaaaacagagaATACTAAGAAAGTCATCCAATATTTGGCTCATGTTGCCTCTTCCCATAAGGGTGGTACTCTGGGAAGGAACAAGGAGGCTGCTCAG GGTGAGCTGGAGAGACAGCTGCTTCAAGCCAATCCCATACTGGAGGCCTTCGGCAATGCAAAGACAGTCAAGAACGACAACTCTTCTAGATTT GGTAAATTCATCCGCATTAATTTTGACGTGGCAGGTTATATTGTTGGTGCCAACATCGAGACCT ACCTCCTTGAAAAGTCCCGGGCCACCCGCCAGGCTAAAGATGAGAGAACGTTCCACATCTTTTACCAGTTGTTGTGTGGAGCTTCAAAGGAAACTAGAT CTGACCTTCTTCTAGGTACTGCTGATGAATACCGCTTCCTCAGCGGAGGCTCCATTCCTGTTCCTGGTCAGAGTGACTCTGACAACTTCACTCAGACAATGGATTCTATGGGCATCATGGGCTTCACCCCAGAAGAATCAGTGT CCATGCTGAAATTGATCTCTGCTGTGCTCCAGTTTGGGAACATTTCCTTTATGAAGGAGAAGAACCACGACCAGGCCTCCATGCCTGATAACACAGCTGCCCAGAAACTGTGCCATCTGTTGGGCATCAATGTTCTGGAGTTCACTCGGGCCATCCTCACTCCCAGAATCAAAGTGGGTCGAGAGTATGTGCAGAAAGCCCAGACTAAAGAACAG GCTGACTTTGCTGTGGAAGCCTTGGCAAAGGCCACATATGAGCGTCTTTTCAGATGGTTGGTCCACAGGATCAACAGGGCTCTGGACCGCAGACAAAGGCAGGGAGCTTCCTTTATAGGCATCCTGGATATAGCCGGCTTTGAAATCTTTCag TTAAACTCATTTGAGCAGCTGTGTATAAACTACACCAATGAGAAACTGCAGCAGCTCTTCAACCACACCATGTTCATCCTGGAGCAGGAGGAGTATCAGCGAGAGGGGATCGAGTGGAACTTCATTGACTTTGGCCTGGACTTACAGCCCTGCATTGACCTCATTGAGAGACcg GCACAACCACCTGGTGTTCTGGCTTTGCTGGATGAAGAGTGCTGGTTCCCTCGGGCAACCGACCGCTCGTTTGTAGAGAAGCTCTCTGCTGAGCAAGGCAGCCATCCAAAATTCTTCAAGTCAAAGCAGCCACGAGGGGAAGCTGACTTCTCCATTATTCACTATGCTGGAAAG GTGGACTATAAGGCAGATGATTGGTTAGTGAAGAACATGGATCCTCTGAATGACAACGTGGCATCTCTTCTCCACCAGTCATCAGATCATTTTGTCTCAGAGCTGTGGAAAGAGG ATATTCAAACTCTTCCTCGTGTGTACTTCTTTGACTCCTATACCACACTACAGGCTAATGGCTCTGACA tGGACAGGATTATAGGTCTGGACCAGGTGTCATCGGGTGAGAATAGCGGCCCAGTCCCATTTGGAGCAGCAGGACTGAAGACTAAGAAGGGGATGTTTAGGACGGTTGGTCAGCTCTACAAAGAGTCTCTCACCAAGCTGATGGCCACACTAAGAAACACCAACCCCAACTTCCTGCGCTGCATCATCCCCAACCACGAGAAGAAG gctGGAAAATTGTCACACCACTTGGTTTTGGACCAGCTGAGATGTAATGGAGTTCTGGAAGGCATCCGCATCTGCAGACAAGGCTTCCCTAACCGCATTCCATTCCAGGAATTcagacagag ATATGAGATCCTGACTCCTAATGCTATTCCTCGCACCTTCATGGATGGCAAACAGGCATCAGAACTTATG ATCAGGGCTTTGGAGCTGGATCACAACTTATTCAGGGTGGGTCAGAGTAAAGTCTTCTTCAGAGCTGGAGTCCTGGGTCAcctggaagaagagagagaccTTAAGATCACTGACACTATTATACGCTTCCAGAGCGCTGCCAGGGGCTACCTCGCCCGCAa AGCTTTTTTGAAGAAACAGCAACAGCTGAGTGCTCTGAGGGTGATGCAGAGGAACTGTGCTGCTTATCTTAAACTTAGGAACTGGCAATGGTGGAGGCTCTTCACTAAG GTGAAGCCCCTACTGCAAGTGACTCGGCAGGATGAGGAGATCCAGATCAGAGAAGCCGAGCTACAGAAAGCCAAGGATACACTCACCACTGTGGAGCAGGAGTACACTGAACTGGACAGGAAACACGCTCAG CTGTTGGAGGAGAAAGCAGTGTTGGCTGACCAGCTGCAGGCAGAGGCAGAGCTGTTTGCAGAGGCGGAGGAGATGAGGGCAAGATTGGCCAGTCGGAAACAAGAGCTGGAGGAAGTGCTGAGCGAGCTGGAGAGTCGtttggaggatgaagaggagagaGGTGTGCAGCTGACCAATGAGAAGAAGAGGATGCAGCAGAATATAATG gACCTGGAGGAGCAGttagaggaggaggaaagtgCTAGACAGCGCCTCCTGCTGGAGAAGGTTACCTTAGAGACAAAAGTGAAAAGTTTGGAAACTGACCTGTTGAATGCAGCGGAGCAGAAAGACCGACTCAGCAAG GAGAAGAAACTATTGGAGGAGCGTCTGAGTGAGGTGACTGACCAGctcacagaggaagaggagaaaacaaaaagtctgaACAAACTTAAGAACAAACAGGAAGCTGTCATTGCTGATCTAGAGG AGCGACTGAAGCGTGAGGAGCAGGGTCGCTTGGAGCAGGAGAagtggaagaggaggatggagagCGAGTCGGTGGAGGCCCAGGAGCAACTGTCAGACCTGGGCATGCTGACTGGTGAGCTGAGAGGAAGTCTGGctcagaaagaaaaggaaatcacTATCTTACAGGGCCG GCTAGAGGAAGAGGGAGCACGTCGAGCTGAAGCTCAGAGAGCACTGAGGGAGGCCATGTCCCAGGTGTCTGAGCTGAAAGAGGAAGTGGAGAATGAGCGAGGCATGAGGGAAAGAGCCGAAAAACAGAGACGGGATCTCGGGGAGGAACTGGAGGCCTTGAGAACTGAGCTGGAGGACACTTTGGACACCACAGCTGCTCAGCAAGAGCTTAG GTCTCGTCGTGAGGCAGAGTTAGGTGAGCTCCAGAGATGTGTTGAAGAGGAGACTCGCCGCCATGAAGTTCAGTTATCAGAACTCAGAGTGAAACACAGTGCTGCTCTAGATAGCCTGCAAGAACAGCTAGACAACAGCAAGAGG ACACGTCAATCCCTAGAGAAGGCCAAGTCAGCACTGGAAGAAGAGAGGCAGAATTTGATATCTGAGCTCAAGAGTCTCCAAGCAAGCCGcatggagagtgagagaggcCGTAAGAGGGCGGATGGTCAGCTGCAGGAAGTCAGCGCTCGTCTGACTCaggctgacagagagagagaggagagggaggagcgTATACACAAGCTACAG TGTGAGATTGAATCTCTTTCCGGCCATTTGACCTCTACTGAGACCAAAGCCCTTCGGCTCTCCAAAGAAGTTAGCAGCCTAGAGAGCCAGTTGCACGATGCaaag GAATTGCTGCAGGATGAAACTCGTCAGAAGATGGCTCTGGCCTCTAGGGTGCGAGCgttggaggaggagaagaatggACTGATGGAGAGActtgaagaggaggaggaaagagccAAAGAGCTAAGCCGACAGATCCAGACTCACACTCAGCAG CTGGCAGAGCTTCGTAAGCAATCAGAGGAGGTAAACACTGCGGTGGAAGTTGGAGAGGAGGTGCGTAGGAAGCTCCAGAGAGAGCTGGATAGCGCTATCCAAAGGGAGCgccagaaggaggaggagaaggagagagtggagaggcagagagagcgaCTCAGGGAGGAGATAGAGGACATGACACTGGCCCTGCAGAGGGAGAGGCAGAACTGCACAGCTCTAGAGAAGAGGCAGAAGAAGTTTGACCAG TGTCTGGCAGAGGAGAAGGCCGTGAGCGCTCGGCtggcagaggagagagacagagcagaagCAGACAGCCGAGAAAAGGAAACCAGATATCTGGCACTGTCTCGAGCTCTGCAG GATGCTCAGGACCAGAAGGAGGAGCTAGAGAGGGTCAACAAGCAGCTTCGTATGGAAATGGAACAGCTTGTAAACCAGCAGGATGATGTTGGCAAGAAT GTTCATGAGCTGGAGCGAACTAGGAGGACCTTAGAATCAGAAGCCCAAAACCTGCGAGTTCAGACGCAGGAACTGGAGGAGGAGCTATCAGAGGCGGAGAACTCGAGGCTAAGGCTGGAGGTCACCCTACAGGCGCTTAAGGCTCAGTTTGAGAGGGAGATCAGCACCAATGAAGAAaagggagaggagaagaggagggtgCTCAGCAAACAG TTAAGAGAGTTGGAGATCCAGttagaggaggagaggagtcAGCGATCTCAGGCTGCATCAGCCAAGAAGGGTCTGGAAGCAGAGCTGCAGGAAGCTGAGGCCCAGTTGGAGACAGCCAACCGTGGCAAAGAGGAGGCTGTGAAGCAGCTGCGGCGGCTGCAG GGTCAAATGAAAGAACTTCTTCGTGACCTGGATGAGAGCAGGTTGGCTCGGGATGAGGTGATAGCCCAGTCAAAAGACAGCGAGAAGAAAATCCAAACCCTGGAGGCAGAAGTCCTGCAGCTCACTGAG GAGCTGTCTgtatcagacagacagaggagacaggCTCAGCAGGAACGAGATGAGATGGCTGATGAGATGGTCAACAGCAGTTCTGGAAA GACCGCATTACTCGAAGAGAAGCGAAGATTGGAGGCTCGAGTCAGTCAGCTAGAAGAGGAGTTTGAGGAGGAGCAGACTAACTCTGAACTGCTTGCAGAAAGACAAAGGAAGACTGCTCTACAG TTGGAGACTCTGACCGTACAGCTGCAGGGCGAGAGGACTCTGGCTCAGAAGGCGGAGGCAGCTCGAGAGCAGCTAGAGAGACATAACAAGGAGCTGAAGACCCGGCTTGGGGAAATGGAAGGAGCGGTGAGAGGCAAGCACAAGCTCAGCATTACCGCCCTGGAGGCTAAGATAGAGTCAATGGAGGAGCAATTGGAACAGGAGAGACA GGAACGAGCCATTGCCAACAAACTGGTACGAAAGACcgaaaagaaactaaaagaagTAATGATGCAGGCAGAGGACGAGAGGAGACATGCAGACCAGTACAGAGAACAG CTGGATAAGTCGATGGCCCGCCTAAAGCAGCTGAAGAGGcaactggaggaggtggaggaggagaactCTCGCAGCAATGCCCTAAAGAGGAAGCTGCAAAGAGAGCTGGAGGAGCTCACCGATAACAGTCAGACCATGACACGAGAAATTTCCTCCCTGCGCAGTCAGCTCAG CATCCCTGAATGGAGACCAGATAA GCGTGTCCCGTTACCCCTGGCGATGCGTGGACGCCGAGCTTTGGTTGATGACCTTTCGCTAGAGAACTCTGATTCAGAGGAGCCCCCTGCCTCACCGACCCCCTCTTCTGGACTGCCAGGGACCCCGACTCCGTCATCTGAACATAGCCtggaccccccacccccctatAGTGTCAACAATAcagagtga